From Salvia splendens isolate huo1 chromosome 16, SspV2, whole genome shotgun sequence, a single genomic window includes:
- the LOC121771861 gene encoding choline transporter protein 1-like isoform X1, producing the protein MFIARASNVCLNHWEQMGGVKVIEDIAIDRSIHKSVNSRPSVLKYSWLDTHTYKSAHNKITSPLFPVCWGFGYIVEMSIDTMILSFCQDSDKHQGTAQYVPPLLIETLNDQDEMQRLTQ; encoded by the exons ATG TTCATTGCACGTGCGTCAAATGTATGTTTGAACCACTGGGAGCAGATGGGTGGGGTGAAAGTTATAGAGGATATCGCCatagaccgatctatccacaaATCGGTTAACTCTAGGCCATCAGTACTAAAG TACTCTTGGCTggacacacacacatacaaatcTGCACACAACAAGATCACATCCCCTCTGTTTCCT GTTTGCTGGGGATTCGGTTACATTGTGGAGATGTCTATCGACACGATGATCCTTTCTTTCTGTCAGGACTCAGACAAACACCAAGGAACTGCTCAGTATGTTCCTCCTTTGCTTATCGAGACTCTCAACGACCAAGATGAGATGCAAAGATTGACACAATGA
- the LOC121771861 gene encoding choline transporter protein 1-like isoform X2, producing the protein MFIARASNVCLNHWEQMGGVKVIEDIAIDRSIHKSVNSRPSVLKVCWGFGYIVEMSIDTMILSFCQDSDKHQGTAQYVPPLLIETLNDQDEMQRLTQ; encoded by the exons ATG TTCATTGCACGTGCGTCAAATGTATGTTTGAACCACTGGGAGCAGATGGGTGGGGTGAAAGTTATAGAGGATATCGCCatagaccgatctatccacaaATCGGTTAACTCTAGGCCATCAGTACTAAAG GTTTGCTGGGGATTCGGTTACATTGTGGAGATGTCTATCGACACGATGATCCTTTCTTTCTGTCAGGACTCAGACAAACACCAAGGAACTGCTCAGTATGTTCCTCCTTTGCTTATCGAGACTCTCAACGACCAAGATGAGATGCAAAGATTGACACAATGA